One genomic segment of Cydia splendana chromosome 5, ilCydSple1.2, whole genome shotgun sequence includes these proteins:
- the LOC134790921 gene encoding protein asteroid-like translates to MGVRGLTTYINYNQNAFLRDHLLHDTNLVIDGHSLCAQLYRLLNSFSAFGGDYDKFAAYVKTFFKNLRKCNITPYVIFDGAYERRKLKTAYSRLKARIRGGSQLDPVTQSSLQIFPILLRDTFRDVLIEMDIAFTVCEFEADDEIAAMARHLDCPVLSYDSDFFIYNVLYIPFNTVELKPTPIGTKENGEKINALECKMYKVEYMLKHFGGLEDELLPLLATLLGNDYVQKRVFNKFFSQLKLPKSKKKKNEQQRCIHGLFKWLQNETLESAIAKILGRMKKNQKDRVFATIKRSIEGYNKKTCISLRYFNIGYSDDTESIAELNMPECDENETEQEVEEENESSDDDDDNKSSSSSEESIEDEQLVLGLPEWFADRIRTNLVPQPYLNLYVHHLHLSAPQAEDYTDEDSFICALPIMRYAFDLLTDFSEDYCIYVSRDGLNYKRIFVDKEYSISRLFDAPFYELTEEQLKECFVHFIEQKMPKLDLAVLEDLPSNFRIYLIAILWWVLQTKPPIAHVLSLLTCYVSLEVIDEKTGMFRGHNHFNNKYSKKIEELKRLPVTNNDDEIFLNKNKVQYEDCLLGASVLLKHFEIDASIKKKPKSYDAKKMHSFARFQCYLLQFNSLNNLCHYPYEATKYSKSFNGTFIYNIALVLEHQMEPYAYLQQYIKGAGVLRFLKNLYEIYEKCAEAMDLETIKWMGKKRERRRRKHVAKESDDDFNHFGAKGFESEVFI, encoded by the coding sequence ATGGGTGTTAGAGGCTTAACGacgtatataaattataatcaaaatgcGTTTCTCCGTGACCACCTTCTCCACGATACAAATCTCGTGATAGACGGGCACAGTTTGTGCGCCCAGTTATACCGGCTACTGAACAGCTTCTCGGCCTTCGGGGGGGACTACGACAAGTTCGCAGCGTACGTTAAAACCTTCTTTAAGAACCTACGAAAATGTAACATAACGCCTTATGTAATTTTCGATGGCGCGTATGAGAGGCGTAAGTTGAAAACCGCTTACAGCCGCCTCAAAGCCAGGATTAGAGGAGGGTCTCAACTGGATCCAGTAACACAGAGCAGCCTTCAGATCTTCCCTATACTATTAAGAGATACATTCCGAGATGTTCTCATTGAAATGGATATAGCATTCACAGTCTGCGAATTTGAAGCTGATGATGAGATAGCTGCCATGGCCAGACATTTAGACTGCCCAGTGTTGAGCTACGACTCTGATTTCTTCATCTACAATGTCTTGTACATACCGTTTAATACTGTAGAGCTGAAACCAACACCGATCGGGACAAAAGAGAATGGGGAAAAAATAAATGCCTTGGAATGCAAAATGTATAAAGTGGAATATATGCTGAAGCATTTTGGTGGTTTGGAAGATGAGCTTCTTCCTCTATTGGCGACCTTACTGGGTAATGACTATGTTCAAAAAAGAGTTTTTAACAAATTCTTTTCCCAACTGAAACTGCCAAAGAGTAAAAAGAAAAAGAATGAACAGCAGAGATGCATTCACGGCCTGTTCAAATGGCTGCAAAATGAGACGCTGGAATCTGCTATTGCTAAAATACTTGGTAGGATGAAGAAGAATCAGAAAGACAGAGTTTTTGCCACAATCAAAAGAAGTATTGAAGGATATAATAAGAAAACTTGCATTTCATTAAGATATTTTAATATTGGGTACAGTGATGACACCGAGTCTATCGCTGAGCTGAATATGCCAGAATGTGATGAGAATGAGACAGAACAAGAAGTAGAAGAGGAAAATGAGTCatcagatgatgatgatgataataagtcttcatcatcatcagaagAGAGTATCGAAGATGAACAACTAGTTCTTGGTCTACCAGAATGGTTTGCAGACAGAATAAGAACGAATCTTGTACCGCAGCCGTATCTCAACTTGTATGTTCACCATCTCCACCTATCCGCTCCTCAAGCAGAAGATTACACTGATGAAGACTCGTTCATATGTGCCTTACCGATTATGAGATATGCTTTCGACTTGTTAACAGACTTTTCCGAAGACTATTGCATATATGTTAGTAGAGATGGCCTTAACTACAAGAGAATATTTGTGGATAAAGAATATTCTATAAGCAGACTCTTTGATGCACCATTTTATGAATTAACGGAAGAGCAATTAAAAGAAtgttttgtacattttattgaacaAAAAATGCCTAAATTAGACTTAGCTGTGTTGGAAGATTTGCCATCTAATTTCCGGATATATTTGATAGCAATATTGTGGTGGGTTCTTCAAACTAAGCCTCCAATAGCTCATGTTCTAAGTTTATTAACATGTTATGTATCATTGGAGGTAATTGATGAGAAAACAGGCATGTTCCGAGGACACAATCATTTTAACAACAAGTACTCAAAGAAAATAGAAGAATTGAAGAGATTACCGGTTACAAATAATGACGATGAGATTTTCTTAAACAAAAATAAGGTCCAATATGAAGACTGTTTATTGGGTGCCAGTGTTTTGCTCAAGCATTTTGAAATAGATGCAAGCATAAAAAAGAAACCGAAAAGTTATGACGCGAAGAAAATGCATTCTTTTGCAAGGTTTCAGTGTTATCTGCTGCAGTTTAATTCATTAAATAATCTATGCCATTATCCCTATGAGGCCACTAAATATTCTAAAAGTTTCAACGGAacttttatttacaatattgcTTTGGTATTAGAACATCAAATGGAGCCATATGCATATTTACAACAATACATAAAGGGTGCTGGTGTACTGAGGTTTttgaaaaatttgtatgaaatatatGAAAAGTGTGCAGAAGCTATGGATTTGGAAACAATAAAATGGATGGGGAAGAAACGGGAACGTCGGAGACGAAAACATGTAGCCAAGGAATCAGATGATGATTTTAATCATTTTGGTGCAAAGGGTTTTGAATCCgaagtttttatataa